The following coding sequences lie in one Oncorhynchus gorbuscha isolate QuinsamMale2020 ecotype Even-year linkage group LG10, OgorEven_v1.0, whole genome shotgun sequence genomic window:
- the LOC124045643 gene encoding 14-3-3 protein beta/alpha-2 produces MDKNDLVQKAKLAEQAERYDDMAGAMKSVTEQGGELSNEERNLLSVAYKNVVGARRSSWRVISSIEQKTEGNEKKQAMAKEYREKIETELQDICNDVLGLLDKYLIANATAAESKVFYLKMKGDYYRYLSEVAAGDAKKTTVDNSQQAYQDAFDISKKEMQPTHPIRLGLALNFSVFFYEILNNPEKACTLAKTAFDEAIAELDTLNEDSYKDSTLIMQLLRDNLTLWTSENQGDEGETGEGEN; encoded by the exons ATGGACAAGAACGACCTAGTACAAAAGGCTAAGCTCGCTGAGCAGGCAGAGCGCTATGACGACATGGCCGGGGCCATGAAGTCTGTGACGGAGCAGGGCGGGGAACTCTCCAACGAGGAGCGCAACCTGCTGTCAGTGGCCTACAAGAACGTGGTGGGGGCACGCCGCTCATCCTGGCGCGTCATCTCCAGCATCGAGCAGAAGACAGAGGGCAACGAGAAGAAGCAGGCCATGGCCAAGGAGTACCGGGAGAAGATTGAGACCGAGCTGCAGGACATCTGCAATGATGTGCTG GGACTTCTTGACAAGTACCTAATTGCCAATGCGACTGCAGCTGAGAGCAAGGTTTTCTACCTGAAAATGAAAGGCGACTATTATAGATACCTGTCTGAGGTAGCAGCTGGAGACGCAAAGAAGA CCACAGTGGATAACTCCCAGCAGGCATACCAGGATGCTTTCGACATAAGCAAGAAGGAGATGCAGCCCACACACCCCATCAGGCTCGGCCTGGCCCTCAACTTCTCTGTGTTCTTCTATGAAATCCTCAACAACCCAGAGAAGGCCTGCACCCTGGCCAAAACG GCATTTGATGAAGCCATCGCTGAACTTGACACCTTAAACGAGGATTCCTACAAAGACAGCACCTTGATCATGCAACTACTAAGGGACAACCTGACT CTGTGGACATCGGAAAACCAGGGAGACGAGGGAGAGACCGGAGAAGGAGAAAACTAA